In Aedes albopictus strain Foshan chromosome 3, AalbF5, whole genome shotgun sequence, the following are encoded in one genomic region:
- the LOC115264526 gene encoding uncharacterized protein LOC115264526, with protein MLRTPVSQQQQAKSNQQNVPAPTPNDTENNFVPGSRVSIDAALSGRRSNKSRSSRISETDSQLKALLLEEQIEEDELKASIERDKILAEKRLAALQIEQDLVLKTEERKAEFLRRKRERELKKEELKAGSSYGSSICSSRGSNSSAYTSVSQRVTQWVTETTNVEPTNPNDLRHVNLEPSNHVVRQPRREPVENDLRVPEPGVNAILLEAFKALQGRNVKDLPPFSGDIMEWTIFENEFNASTEEFQLTDRDNLRRLNKALQGKARKTVESLLSSPDNVTQIMRMLKSNFGRTEWVVANRLEALRNLDVVKEGNIESFRAFYNAVVGTMVAMQNAKASNYLLNPELISHLAEKLLVFSKQMWVRHKAALMKQDIVVDFAIFARWLEDEMDNQLASLNPAFGTKKLINSAKPKPVVFHVDDRDEEAAKKCPLCSVGSHFSLDKCGQFRGLSVAQRRTTAKSCKVCYICLKSDHARRNCKSTKKCSVCGKNHHELVHNDEPPRESPRSNQSALPNVCNVNGRNVNTLLRVGKVKILGPNGAEEVFALFDEGSSLSMIDANVAAMIGLQGPASSVTYRWTNGISHKEEQSMMLSFDISGPSAQAKWFKASHVRSVQNLDLPPVNFDIEKVKRMYPMLDEDKLVAVHGARPCMLLGSNNAGLIVPLKTVQYSLHGLQLTRCHLGWTVHGLIEPSDAGSEDCHALICTEDDDVELTNLVKQAYKVEDFGITGQSPKMSDEDQRAVDIMNRTVTRRGERFEVGQIYKYGNFSFPDSKPQALRRLQMIEKKMDSDPEFAEKYCSKIQDYVDKGYARKLEPHEVEETPNTWYLPHFSVETTGKFRLVMDAKAKSHGFSLNDLLLKGPDFVPALIAILMRARKKKFAFVADIKEMFHQILIRREDQDSQRFFFRGMDRSADPSVYIMMVMIFGAVSSPSMAQFIKNFNAKELEEEYPGVECAVVNQHYVDDYFDCADTEEEAIRLVQHVVKTHEHGGFRLVKFASNSGALLDSLDPTLVADRTGNETRVLGIRWDLHSDEFVFSLEFPKLVEEFRTGESVPTKRQLLKFMMGIFDPLGLLSPITIQLKIIFQELWRLQSDWDDEIPDGLVPRWREWLDQTAKLNEIRLPRYYFPEIPSFANAELHAFCDASDKAFACVVYIVHRHEDRSHVALVYAKARVAPLKNSTVPRLELQGCVLASQMIKTLQEEMKIEVTKVYFWTDSKICLSWLKTSQKLTAYIGSRVMKIKENGHSVDLWHWVPSQLNIADLATKSSKFGSMQEWLKGPDFLPHVSTRWPIDAPVELSPAEFVNFHAELIVDTSVD; from the coding sequence ATGCTTCGCACACCTGTTAGTCAACAGCAGCAGGCGAAATCGAATCAGCAAAATGTCCCAGCTCCGACTCCGAATGACACGGAGAACAACTTTGTTCCTGGTTCCCGTGTATCGATCGATGCTGCCCTATCTGGTAGGCGTTCGAACAAAAGCCGATCTTCCCGTATCAGCGAAACCGACAGCCAACTGAAGGCCCTGTTGTTGGAGGAGCAGATCGAGGAGGATGAACTGAAGGCTTCAATCGAACGAGACAAAATCCTGGCTGAAAAACGATTAGCTGCGCTTCAGATTGAACAAGACCTGGTGCTGAAGACGGAAGAGAGGAAGGCTGAGTTTCTCAGGCGAAAACGTGAGCGTGAACTCAAGAAGGAAGAACTGAAGGCTGGTTCAAGTTACGGCTCGAGCATCTGCAGTAGCAGGGGTAGCAACTCGAGTGCGTACACCAGTGTATCCCAACGTGTCACCCAATGGGTCACCGAGACCACAAATGTGGAACCAACAAACCCGAACGATCTACGCCATGTAAACCTGGAACCATCAAATCACGTGGTTCGACAACCCCGTCGCGAGCCTGTGGAGAACGATTTGCGTGTGCCCGAGCCAGGAGTGAATGCGATCCTGCTCGAAGCGTTCAAGGCACTGCAAGGCAGAAACGTGAAGGATTTGCCACCATTTTCTGGCGACATCATGGAGTGGACGATTTTCGAGAACGAGTTCAACGCATCCACTGAGGAGTTTCAACTGACCGATCGTGATAACTTGAGACGGTTAAACAAGGCGTTACAAGGTAAGGCACGAAAAACCGTGGAATCATTGTTGTCTTCCCCGGACAACGTTACTCAGATTATGAGGATGCTGAAATCGAATTTCGGGCGCACGGAATGGGTCGTGGCCAATCGATTGGAAGCGCTGAGGAACCTCGATGTCGTGAAAGAAGGTAACATCGAATCGTTTAGGGCCTTCTACAATGCTGTTGTCGGTACTATGGTCGCGATGCAGAACGCCAAGGCGAGTAATTATCTGCTCAATCCCGAACTCATTTCACACCTGGCTGAAAAATTACTTGTCTTCAGTAAGCAAATGTGGGTTCGACACAAGGCAGCACTAATGAAGCAAGATATCGTCGTGGATTTCGCCATTTTCGCTCGCTGGTTGGAGGATGAGATGGACAACCAGCTGGCAAGCCTGAATCCTGCGTTCGGGACGAAGAAACTGATCAACTCAGCGAAGCCGAAACCCGTCGTATTCCATGTCGATGATCGTGATGAAGAAGCAGCAAAGAAATGTCCGCTATGCTCGGTGGGATCGCATTTTAGTCTGGACAAGTGCGGTCAGTTTCGAGGACTCTCTGTTGCCCAACGTCGAACCACCGCTAAGTCGTGTAAAGTGTGCTACATTTGCCTGAAATCGGATCATGCTAGACGAAACTGTAAGTCTACGAAAAAGTGTTCGGTTTGTGGAAAGAATCATCACGAACTGGTCCACAACGATGAGCCACCACGTGAGTCACCTAGGAGCAACCAGTCTGCTCTGCCGAATGTCTGCAACGTGAATGGCAGGAACGTCAACACACTGCTACGTGTAGGAAAGGTGAAGATCCTGGGTCCAAATGGCGCTGAGGAAGTTTTCGCTTTGTTTGACGAAGGTTCTTCTCTATCAATGATCGATGCAAACGTTGCTGCGATGATTGGGCTGCAGGGACCGGCATCTTCTGTGACTTATCGATGGACGAACGGTATTTCTCACAAGGAGGAACAATCGATGATGCTGTCCTTCGACATCTCTGGACCTTCAGCTCAAGCGAAATGGTTTAAGGCAAGTCACGTCCGCTCCGTTCAAAACCTCGATTTGCCACCCGTGAACTTCGACATCGAAAAGGTGAAGAGAATGTACCCGATGCTTGACGAGGATAAGCTGGTCGCAGTTCACGGCGCTCGTCCTTGTATGCTTCTCGGCTCCAACAACGCTGGATTGATTGTGCCACTGAAAACAGTCCAATATTCGTTGCATGGCCTGCAGTTAACTCGTTGTCATCTAGGTTGGACCGTTCATGGTTTGATCGAACCAAGCGATGCAGGATCAGAGGACTGTCATGCGCTAATCTGCACGGAAGATGACGACGTCGAGCTAACGAATCTGGTGAAGCAGGCGTATAAGGTAGAAGATTTCGGAATAACCGGACAGTCTCCGAAGATGTCTGATGAAGATCAACGCGCCGTTGACATCATGAACCGCACCGTCACTCGACGTGGAGAACGCTTCGAAGTAGGACAAATTTACAAGTATGGCAACTTTTCGTTTCCGGACAGCAAGCCTCAAGCGTTGCGGCGGCTACAGATGATCGAGAAGAAGATGGATTCTGATCCGGAGTTTGCTGAGAAGTATTGCAGCAAAATTCAAGATTATGTCGACAAGGGATATGCACGAAAGCTGGAGCCTCATGAAGTTGAAGAAACACCGAATACGTGGTACCTGCCGCATTTTAGCGTGGAAACGACCGGAAAATTCCGTCTAGTCATGGATGCTAAAGCGAAATCTCACGGTTTCTCTCTCAACGATTTGTTACTGAAAGGTCCTGATTTCGTACCCGCCCTGATCGCGATCCTAATGCGCGCTAGGAAGAAGAAGTTTGCGTTTGTGGCGGACATAAAGGAGATGTTCCACCAAATCCTCATCCGTAGAGAGGACCAGGACTCTCAACGCTTCTTTTTTCGTGGCATGGATCGCTCTGCTGACCCTAGCGTGTACATCATGATGGTCATGATTTTCGGAGCTGTGTCATCTCCTTCCATGGCTCAATTCATCAAGAATTTTAATGCAAAGGAATTGGAAGAAGAGTACCCTGGTGTAGAATGCGCTGTGGTGAATCAACATTACGTTGACGATTATTTTGATTGTGCCGACACTGAAGAAGAAGCAATTCGACTGGTGCAGCATGTGGTCAAGACGCACGAGCATGGTGGATTCCGGCTGGTCAAATTTGCATCGAACTCTGGAGCGCTCCTAGACTCCCTGGATCCTACGTTGGTTGCCGATCGAACAGGAAATGAAACACGTGTACTGGGTATCAGATGGGATCTACACTCCGATGAATTTGTCTTTTCGCTTGAATTTCCGAAGTTGGTCGAAGAGTTTCGAACCGGCGAAAGTGTGCCTACAAAACGACAACTGTTAAAGTTCATGATGGGCATTTTCGATCCTTTAGGCTTGCTTAGTCCCATCACTATACAACTAAAAATCATCTTCCAAGAACTGTGGCGGTTACAGTCCGACTGGGATGACGAGATTCCAGATGGATTGGTTCCAAGATGGAGAGAATGGTTGGATCAAACTGCGAAACTGAACGAAATCCGACTGCCGAGGTattattttccagagattccatcgtTCGCTAATGCTGAGCTGCATGCCTTTTGTGACGCTAGTGATAAGGCCTTCGCTTGCGTCGTTTATATAGTCCATCGTCATGAAGATAGGTCGCATGTCGCATTAGTCTACGCCAAGGCTAGGGTCGCTCCTCTGAAGAATTCGACAGTGCCACGTCTGGAGCTCCAAGGCTGTGTTCTTGCGAGTCAAATGATAAAAACGCTCCAAGAAGAAATGAAGATAGAGGTCACTAAGGTGTACTTCTGGACCGACTCCAAGATTTGCCTAAGTTGGTTGAAGACGAGTCAGAAGCTGACTGCATACATCGGGTCTCGTGTTATGAAGATCAAGGAGAATGGTCACAGCGTTGATTTGTGGCATTGGGTACCATCGCAGTTGAACATTGCTGATCTGGCAACAAAGTCAAGCAAATTCGGCAGTATGCAAGAATGGCTCAAGGGTCCGGATTTCCTGCCACATGTCAGCACCCGCTGGCCGATCGACGCGCCGGTAGAACTGTCGCCTGCTGAGTTTGTAAATTTCCACGCCGAGCTGATCGTCGATACTTCCGTTGATTAG
- the LOC115269387 gene encoding uncharacterized protein LOC115269387, whose translation MGCTPLAWQPRATSGRQRYPSKNAYLVVLLATVLVEQNCSSQCLMVTELGPMISYEVESYLLNRFSSLKMAQRVLAWINRFKSNLSAKMQRGERVSGELDPLELHEANLQLVRCAQHAEFQRDIQCLKKGDPLASKSQIKSLFPFLDGNGTLRVGGRLQNSDQPFEMKHPMILPKVHRYTELLITALHIDNLHAGPTLVIATLNQKYWILGCQAVVRTIINNCVRCTRWKAKTAKQLMGSLPTVRIAGGRAFENVGVDYAGPICRNNMY comes from the coding sequence ATGGGTTGCACCCCGTTGGCATGGCAACCACGTGCGACGTCGGGACGCCAACGATACCCGAGCAAAAATGCTTACCTGGTGGTACTGTTGGCGACAGTTCTCGTAGAACAAAACTGCTCATCGCAGTGCCTGATGGTTACAGAGCTAGGACCGATGATTTCCTACGAAGTGGAAAGCTACCTGTTGAACCGGTTTTCATCACTCAAGATGGCACAACGGGTTTTGGCGTGGATCAACAGATTTAAGTCCAACCTGTCAGCGAAAATGCAACGTGGCGAACGTGTCAGTGGCGAATTAGATCCGTTGGAGCTACATGAAGCAAATCTTCAGCTTGTTAGGTGTGCTCAGCATGCCGAGTTTCAACGAGATATACAGTGCCTGAAAAAGGGAGATCCATTAGCATCTAAAAGTCAAATCAAGTCTCTGTTTCCGTTTTTGGATGGAAATGGAACTCTTCGTGTAGGAGGACGACTACAGAATTCGGACCAACCATTCGAAATGAAGCACCCCATGATTTTGCCTAAGGTTCACCGTTACACGGAACTTCTGATCACCGCTCTGCATATCGACAACCTACATGCAGGACCAACCTTGGTGATTGCTACGCTCAATCAAAAGTACTGGATTCTTGGGTGTCAAGCAGTTGTACGCACTATCATCAATAACTGCGTGCGATGTACTAGGTGGAAGGCCAAAACCGCGAAGCAGCTTATGGGATCCCTACCAACGGTGAGGATCGCAGGAGGACGTGCCTTCGAAAACGTAGGCGTCGACTACGCAGGTCCCATTTGTAGGAATAATATGTATTAA